One Haloferax litoreum genomic window, CGTCCACGCGTACGTCTGCTACCTCGAAGTCGAAGATGACAAAATCAAGTACTACTCGACCTGCAACCGGCAGGTCATCGTCTGACACCACGCCGTCGGAGGACCATAAACGTAGAGACGAGAAGGCTCCCCACCAAACAGAGGAGTAGTCCAGTGAAGGCTACGGTATAGTCGAACCGTTCTGCCACGATTCCGACGTAGGCCGGACCAAGACTCCCGACTCCGATGTACAGCATCCTCACCGCACCGTAGTCCCCCGCCCGCGTCTCTTCTGGGAGGACTGATAGTATCTGCGCACCGATGACTGGCCAGAACGACGCGAGCCCTGCGGCGAAGAGCGCGACTCCACCGAGCGTGGTCCACGGATGATTTGTGACGATGACGACGACGAGGCCGAGAGTGCAGACGAAGGCGGCACCTGCCGCGACAGTCCAATAGGTCAATCTGTCTCCGAGTCCACCAGCGACGGGATTGATGAGCATCCCCACTGCGAACAGCGTCGCAAATGCGTTCGTCGCACTGCTCGGTGAGAACCCCTTTTCGACGATGAGGTACGTTGGGAGGAACCCAGTCGTTGCCTGCCAGGTGAACGCGAAGAGCATCGAGGCGAGGAGGACCCATCTGATTTGTGTAATCGAAACGAGTCGACGCGCTGTGGTCCGAAGTTCAGGCGCGAGTAAACCGTATTGATAGGGGTCACCATGCCAACGATGAAGAAACGTGGCGACGACCAAGAGGGCTATTCCTGGGCCAACGAATGCAGAGCGCCACCCCCAATTCGCGACTGCGTACACACCTAACCCTGCAGCGACGACGCCTCCGAGGTTGAGAAACCCAGTATTGAGTCCGATTGCTCGCCCTCGGTGATTCTTGTAGAGGTCAGATATCTGTACGACTGCGGTGGGGAGATACAGTCCCGTCGCAGACCCCACGAGTGCGGTTCCGAGAACGAAGAACGCATAGGAAGGCGAGAGAGCCAACAAAACCGCCCCTCCGACAAGAAAGAGTGGACTTGCGACCAGCACTGTTTTTCGCGAAAACGTGTCGGCGAAGCGCCCGCCCGGAAACTGCAGCAGCGCACCCAACCCCCACATCACGGACAATGCGAGGCCGGCCTGTGCCGGCGAAATAGACAAGTCTTCGATAATGCTGGGGAGCATCGGCGCGAGGACGAGTCGGATGACCATACTCGCCATCGACCCGAAGACGATGACACCGAGAAGTCGGCGTCGATTGCTCTGAGAGGGGGTCACGGCATTCACACGAGAACCTCACCACGGCAGTACTTGATTGTGTGTATTGGTACGACAACCCGTACAGATATGCTGACAGCGTCCGCTAGTCGAGTATGGACGGCATTCACGACATGGGTGGGATGCACGGTTTCGGGGCTGTCCCAACGTCGGACGACGTGCAATTCCACGCGCAATGGGAGCGGGAAACCTACGCGATGATGAAACTACTCGGTATGCAAGGGCAATTCAATACCCATCAGATGCGTGCGACTGTTGAACGGATGGCCCCCAAAGTCTACCTCGAATCGACGTACTTCGAACGATGGCTCACTGGAATCGAGGACCGACTCCTCGAAGACGGTGTTCTCTCACAGGAAGAGCTTCGAGAGGCACACTCGACTG contains:
- a CDS encoding MFS transporter → MTPSQSNRRRLLGVIVFGSMASMVIRLVLAPMLPSIIEDLSISPAQAGLALSVMWGLGALLQFPGGRFADTFSRKTVLVASPLFLVGGAVLLALSPSYAFFVLGTALVGSATGLYLPTAVVQISDLYKNHRGRAIGLNTGFLNLGGVVAAGLGVYAVANWGWRSAFVGPGIALLVVATFLHRWHGDPYQYGLLAPELRTTARRLVSITQIRWVLLASMLFAFTWQATTGFLPTYLIVEKGFSPSSATNAFATLFAVGMLINPVAGGLGDRLTYWTVAAGAAFVCTLGLVVVIVTNHPWTTLGGVALFAAGLASFWPVIGAQILSVLPEETRAGDYGAVRMLYIGVGSLGPAYVGIVAERFDYTVAFTGLLLCLVGSLLVSTFMVLRRRGVRR